One stretch of Aquimarina sp. Aq107 DNA includes these proteins:
- a CDS encoding type B 50S ribosomal protein L31: MRKDIHPDNYRLVAFKDMSNDEVFLTKSTANTKETLEVDGVEYPLVKLEISRTSHPFYTGKSKLIDTAGRIDKFKNKYAKFKK; encoded by the coding sequence ATGAGAAAAGATATTCACCCAGATAATTACAGACTAGTTGCCTTTAAGGATATGTCAAATGATGAAGTTTTTTTAACTAAATCTACTGCGAATACTAAAGAAACACTTGAAGTTGATGGTGTTGAGTATCCGTTAGTGAAATTAGAAATTTCAAGAACTTCTCATCCTTTCTATACAGGTAAATCTAAACTTATCGATACTGCAGGACGTATCGACAAGTTCAAAAACAAATATGCTAAATTCAAAAAGTAA
- a CDS encoding GlmU family protein: MNYILFDGASRNSLLPFTYTRPVADIRIGILTIREKWEKHLGYATSTITEDYLSEKYPMVELEENVMINASFLPTENLVKMVSNLEPDQAIFYEDEPIAFYAKEDQEVDFDVYEVIQYNYDVFTVKYTWDIFSKNEQAIKEDFDLLTKDRESQPIPESNNVIAPENVFLEEGAKLEFATLNASAGPIYIGKDAEIMEGSLIRGPFVLCDHATVKMGAKIYGGTTIGPHSKIGGEVSNSVVFGYSNKGHDGFIGNTVLGEWCNLGADTNTSNLKNNYAPVRLWSYETEGFAKTGLQFCGLMMGDHSKCGINTMFNTGTVVGVNANVFGSGFPRNFVPSYSWGGNSGFTTYLTKKAFEVAKVVMARRKIELTEEDQKILEHIFEKTKIWRKSYE, from the coding sequence ATGAATTATATTCTTTTTGATGGAGCTTCCAGAAATTCACTTCTTCCTTTTACGTATACCAGACCTGTTGCTGATATCAGAATCGGAATTTTGACTATTCGAGAGAAATGGGAAAAACATTTAGGGTATGCTACTTCTACGATTACTGAGGATTATCTTAGTGAGAAATATCCAATGGTAGAATTAGAGGAGAACGTGATGATTAATGCTTCATTTCTTCCCACAGAAAATTTGGTAAAAATGGTTTCAAATTTAGAACCAGATCAAGCTATTTTTTATGAAGATGAGCCAATTGCTTTTTATGCAAAAGAAGATCAAGAGGTAGATTTTGATGTGTATGAAGTGATCCAATATAATTATGATGTGTTTACGGTTAAATACACTTGGGATATTTTTTCTAAAAATGAACAGGCAATTAAAGAAGATTTTGATTTGTTGACTAAGGATAGAGAAAGTCAACCGATACCAGAAAGTAATAATGTAATCGCACCAGAAAATGTTTTTTTAGAAGAAGGTGCTAAATTAGAGTTTGCTACACTTAATGCTTCTGCAGGACCTATTTATATTGGTAAGGATGCAGAGATTATGGAAGGAAGTTTAATCAGAGGGCCTTTTGTGTTGTGTGATCATGCTACTGTAAAAATGGGTGCTAAAATATATGGAGGAACTACAATTGGACCTCATTCTAAAATAGGAGGAGAGGTTAGTAATTCTGTTGTATTTGGATATTCTAATAAAGGGCATGATGGTTTTATAGGGAATACAGTATTAGGAGAGTGGTGTAATCTTGGTGCAGATACCAATACATCGAATCTTAAAAATAATTATGCTCCAGTGCGATTATGGAGTTATGAAACTGAAGGTTTTGCTAAAACAGGGTTACAGTTTTGTGGATTGATGATGGGGGATCACTCTAAGTGTGGTATTAATACGATGTTTAATACAGGAACGGTAGTAGGAGTAAATGCTAATGTATTCGGAAGTGGATTTCCGCGTAATTTTGTACCTAGTTATAGTTGGGGTGGAAATAGTGGTTTTACTACATATCTTACTAAAAAAGCTTTTGAAGTAGCAAAAGTAGTGATGGCTAGACGTAAAATCGAATTAACGGAAGAGGATCAAAAAATCTTAGAACATATTTTTGAAAAAACAAAAATATGGCGAAAGAGTTATGAGTGA
- a CDS encoding ABC transporter substrate-binding protein — protein MVFRYNEYSNTLTLDPAFARNPSIIWPTNQLFNSLIQLDDSLNIQPDIAKNWEISDDNLNYTFTLRDDVKFHKHPEFKTTDSTRIVTANDFEYSFDRLKDPKVASPGNWVLKNVDTYKAINDTIFEIQLKKPFPAFLGLMSMRYCSVVPKEIVEFYGSDFRANPIGTGPFKFKLWEENVKLILRRNELYFEKDKNGKQLPYLEAVAVTFLPDKQTEFLQFAKGEIDFLNSLDASYKDELLTPSGKLRDKYKDQVNLSKGPYLNSEYLGFYLDGDKDEVKSELLRKAVNYGFDREKMITYLKNGVGTPARNGFIPKGLPGFNNQKGFIYNPTKSRKLIKEYIKLTGNQNPTISIATDSNYQSICEFIQRELEKIGLNIIVDVMPPSTIRKKKWSGELDVFRASWIADYPDAENFLSPYYSKNFTPNGPNYTHFKNETFDRLYEESFSIKDIKKRESYYAKMDSIIISHAPIVPLYYDQVVRFTRKNVKGLTNNPQNFLVLKRVWKEK, from the coding sequence ATGGTATTTAGATATAACGAATACTCTAACACACTTACACTAGACCCAGCATTTGCTCGTAATCCATCTATAATTTGGCCTACCAATCAATTATTTAACAGTTTAATTCAACTTGATGATTCATTAAATATACAACCTGATATAGCAAAGAACTGGGAAATTTCTGATGATAATTTAAACTATACGTTCACACTAAGAGATGATGTGAAATTTCATAAACATCCTGAATTCAAAACTACAGATAGCACACGAATTGTAACTGCTAATGATTTCGAATACAGTTTTGATAGATTAAAAGATCCAAAAGTTGCATCTCCCGGAAACTGGGTATTAAAAAACGTAGATACATATAAAGCGATAAATGATACCATATTCGAAATACAACTAAAAAAACCTTTTCCTGCATTTTTAGGATTAATGAGTATGCGTTATTGCTCCGTCGTCCCAAAAGAGATTGTTGAATTTTACGGAAGTGACTTCAGAGCGAATCCAATTGGTACTGGACCTTTTAAGTTTAAATTATGGGAAGAAAATGTTAAGCTAATCTTACGCCGCAATGAACTATATTTTGAAAAAGACAAGAACGGGAAACAATTACCATACTTAGAAGCGGTAGCCGTAACTTTCTTGCCAGATAAGCAAACCGAATTTTTGCAATTTGCAAAAGGAGAAATCGACTTTTTAAATAGCCTTGATGCATCATATAAAGATGAATTACTGACTCCAAGTGGAAAACTTAGAGATAAATACAAAGATCAAGTAAACTTATCTAAAGGCCCTTACCTAAACTCAGAATATCTAGGGTTCTACCTAGATGGTGACAAGGATGAAGTTAAATCAGAACTATTACGCAAAGCTGTCAATTATGGATTTGACAGAGAAAAAATGATTACTTATCTAAAAAATGGTGTTGGAACGCCTGCTAGGAATGGTTTTATACCAAAAGGTTTACCTGGATTCAATAATCAAAAAGGGTTTATTTACAATCCAACAAAGTCTCGTAAACTTATTAAGGAATACATCAAACTTACCGGAAACCAAAACCCAACCATTAGCATTGCTACCGACAGTAATTACCAAAGCATCTGTGAATTTATACAACGTGAACTAGAAAAGATTGGCCTTAACATTATTGTAGATGTGATGCCGCCATCCACCATCAGAAAAAAGAAATGGAGCGGAGAATTAGATGTATTCAGAGCGAGCTGGATTGCAGATTATCCAGATGCCGAAAATTTCTTATCTCCTTATTACAGTAAGAATTTTACACCTAATGGTCCTAATTATACCCATTTTAAAAATGAAACTTTCGATCGACTATATGAAGAAAGTTTTTCTATTAAGGATATAAAAAAACGAGAATCATATTACGCAAAAATGGATTCAATAATAATCTCCCACGCTCCTATTGTACCTTTATACTATGACCAAGTAGTTCGTTTTACTAGGAAAAATGTGAAAGGATTAACCAATAATCCTCAAAATTTCTTAGTTCTAAAACGCGTTTGGAAAGAAAAGTAA
- the mtaB gene encoding tRNA (N(6)-L-threonylcarbamoyladenosine(37)-C(2))-methylthiotransferase MtaB has translation MRKKVAFYTLGCKLNFSETSTIARDFTNEGFDRVDFSENADIYVINTCSVTENADKRFKTIVKQAQKVNPDAFVAAVGCYAQLKPEELAAVDGVDLVLGATEKFKITDYINDLSKNEFGEVHSCEIEEADFYVGSYSIGDRTRAFLKVQDGCDYKCTYCTIPLARGISRSDTLNNVLKNAKEISEKGIKEIVLTGVNIGDYGKGEFGNKKHEHTFYELVQALDEVDGIERLRISSIEPNLLKNETIDFVSKSRTFVPHFHIPLQSGNDEILKLMRRRYLSDLYVDRVQKIKEVMPHACIGVDVIVGFPGETDDHFLDTYNFLSELDISYLHVFTYSERENTVAASLDNVVPQDVRKKRSKMLRGLSVKKRRAFYESQLKTERTVLFESENKEGYIHGFTENYVKVKMPWNPSYVNTLCPVQLTDIDDDGLVRFEFLK, from the coding sequence ATGAGAAAGAAAGTAGCTTTTTATACCTTAGGTTGTAAACTGAATTTTTCGGAAACCTCTACTATAGCTAGAGATTTTACGAATGAGGGTTTTGATCGTGTAGATTTTTCTGAAAATGCCGATATCTATGTGATTAATACCTGTTCTGTAACAGAAAATGCTGATAAGAGATTTAAAACCATAGTAAAACAGGCTCAAAAAGTAAATCCAGATGCTTTTGTAGCTGCAGTTGGTTGTTATGCACAATTAAAGCCAGAAGAGTTGGCTGCGGTAGATGGAGTGGATTTGGTGTTAGGTGCTACCGAGAAGTTTAAAATTACTGATTATATTAATGACTTGTCTAAGAATGAGTTTGGAGAAGTTCATTCTTGTGAAATTGAGGAAGCAGATTTTTATGTTGGGAGTTATTCTATTGGTGATCGTACGAGAGCTTTTTTAAAAGTTCAGGATGGGTGTGATTATAAATGTACATATTGCACAATTCCATTAGCAAGAGGTATTTCTCGTAGTGATACATTAAATAATGTGTTGAAAAATGCAAAAGAGATTTCTGAAAAAGGTATTAAAGAAATAGTACTTACCGGAGTTAATATTGGTGATTATGGAAAAGGAGAGTTCGGTAATAAGAAGCACGAGCATACTTTTTATGAATTAGTACAAGCTCTTGATGAAGTAGATGGTATAGAAAGACTTCGTATTTCATCTATAGAACCTAATCTTTTAAAGAATGAGACGATTGATTTTGTGTCAAAATCACGAACATTTGTACCTCATTTTCATATTCCATTACAGTCTGGTAATGACGAAATATTAAAGTTAATGCGTCGTAGGTATTTAAGTGATTTGTATGTAGATCGTGTGCAGAAAATAAAAGAAGTAATGCCTCACGCGTGTATTGGGGTTGATGTGATTGTTGGTTTTCCAGGAGAAACAGATGATCATTTTTTGGACACTTATAATTTCTTGTCCGAATTGGATATTTCTTATTTACACGTGTTTACTTACTCTGAACGAGAGAATACGGTAGCAGCTTCATTGGATAATGTAGTTCCACAAGATGTTAGAAAGAAGAGAAGTAAAATGTTGCGAGGTTTGTCTGTTAAAAAACGTAGAGCTTTTTATGAAAGCCAATTGAAAACAGAAAGAACTGTATTGTTTGAGTCAGAAAATAAAGAAGGATATATTCATGGGTTTACAGAGAATTATGTAAAGGTAAAGATGCCTTGGAACCCTTCTTATGTAAATACATTATGTCCCGTACAGCTAACAGATATTGATGATGATGGTTTGGTGCGGTTTGAGTTTTTAAAGTAA